One segment of Solanum lycopersicum chromosome 1, SLM_r2.1 DNA contains the following:
- the LOC101255825 gene encoding uncharacterized protein — MSLFVAGLGRASSKKGRVVTFIGDMDVSKFKVYMQKVEEEKLREAYKSRKLRLVMSRGSRRMVSNRSQFKKQMGPAPSLSSARAPRNKVAPPNKDAHRGATSITGGGENRIYAITRLQEQENHLDVVIGKIKVYAFDIYSSLDPGAHLSFVTPYVTNHFEVFPQKHSEPFDISTSVRESILAEIVYPDCPIFINQKNTITDLVKFEIVDFDVILDIDWLHSCYASIDCRTRVVTF, encoded by the exons ATGAGCTTGTTTGTCGCTGGCTTGGGTCGTGCATCAAGCAAAAAGGGAAGAGTTGTAACATTTATCGGTGATATGGACGTATCCAAATTTAAGGTTTATATGCAGAAAGTTGAAGAGGAGAAGCTAAGAGAAGCGTATAAATCAAGAAAGCTTAGACTAGTAATGAGTCGAGGTAGCAGAAGGATGGTTTCGAATCGGTCACAGTTCAAGAAACAAATGGGCCCTGCACCATCATTGTCTAGTGCTCGTGCACCTAGAAATAAAG ttgctcCACCAAACAAGGATGCACATAGAGGTGCAACTTCTATTACTGGAGGAGGGGAAAACCGCATCTATGCAATCACTAGACTCCAAGAACAAGAGAACCATCTAGATGTTGTCATTGGTAAGATCAAAGTCTATGCTTTTGATATTTATTCTTCGCTAGACCCAGGAGCACATTTATCTTTCGTAACTCCTTATGTTACAAATCACTTTGAGGTTTTTCCTCAAAAACATTCTGAACCTTTTGATATTTCTACCTCTGTCAGAGAGTCTATTCTAGCTGAAATAGTCTATCCTGATTGTCCTATTTTTATCAATCAGAAGAATACAATCACTGATCTAGTAAAGTTTGAAattgtagattttgatgtcattctagatATAGACTGGCTTCATTcatgttatgcatcaatagattgtagaactcgagttgtcACGTTTTAG